One stretch of Brevibacillus laterosporus DNA includes these proteins:
- the trpS gene encoding tryptophan--tRNA ligase encodes MNKQKLVSGIRSTGELHVGNYYGAMKNMENVVNTYDAHFFIADLHTLTTNPSPEHMSKNALEAAASYLAAGLNPEYCTFYTQSSLAAEVAELSLYLGMVMPLGELMRCPTFKEKAKKHPDNVNYGLVGYPVLMTADILLHKGQVVPVGEDQLVHLEMARQIVRRFNKLYGEVFSNPQPLAENAVRIPALHGQGKMSKSDSVDTYISLLDENVQIQQKVRKAYSDPTRVYLQQPGHPSVEGCNVYHLHTYFTDEQGQQQLREQCASASIGCVACKQRLAEQIEQVIEPFRTRKQQLTEEQILDILHHGAVKARLSAQKVLQEVRDAMGILMV; translated from the coding sequence ATGAACAAACAAAAACTAGTATCAGGTATCCGTTCCACAGGTGAGCTGCATGTAGGTAACTACTATGGTGCGATGAAAAATATGGAGAATGTTGTTAACACGTACGATGCCCATTTTTTTATTGCAGATTTGCATACATTGACCACAAATCCTAGTCCAGAGCACATGTCCAAGAATGCTCTAGAGGCTGCCGCTAGTTATTTGGCCGCAGGTCTTAACCCTGAGTACTGCACGTTTTACACACAATCCTCTTTGGCAGCCGAGGTAGCAGAATTATCTTTGTATCTAGGTATGGTCATGCCACTAGGTGAGTTGATGCGGTGTCCTACATTTAAAGAAAAGGCAAAAAAACATCCTGATAATGTTAATTATGGTTTGGTCGGGTACCCTGTGCTGATGACAGCAGATATTCTGTTGCATAAAGGTCAAGTGGTTCCTGTAGGTGAAGATCAATTGGTGCACTTGGAAATGGCAAGGCAAATCGTTCGGCGCTTCAATAAGTTATATGGAGAAGTTTTTTCAAATCCACAACCATTGGCAGAGAATGCTGTGCGAATCCCGGCGCTACACGGTCAGGGTAAAATGAGTAAATCGGACAGCGTAGATACGTATATTAGCTTACTCGATGAAAACGTCCAGATTCAACAGAAAGTAAGGAAGGCATATTCTGATCCAACGCGTGTCTATCTTCAGCAACCGGGTCACCCAAGTGTAGAAGGGTGTAATGTATACCATCTGCATACGTACTTTACGGATGAGCAAGGTCAGCAACAGCTTAGAGAACAGTGTGCATCGGCATCAATTGGGTGTGTGGCTTGCAAACAGCGACTAGCAGAACAGATCGAACAAGTTATCGAACCATTCCGTACTCGCAAACAGCAACTAACAGAGGAACAAATACTTGATATCTTACATCATGGTGC